The Pseudomonas sp. TH06 genome contains the following window.
TCGATCAACAGCGGTGAAACCAGAATCGCGTAAGGCGATTGTGCCTGCGCCAGATGATCAGCGATTTCCTTGGCGATCAGCGGATGCAGCAGGGCTTCGAGCCAACGGCGTTCTTCCGGGACCTCAAAGATCAGCTTGCGCAGGGCGGCGCGATCCAGTGTGCCGTCAGCCTGCAACACGCCAGCACCAAAGTGCTCGGCAATCTTCGCCAGCGCCGGGCGCCCCGGCTCGACCACCCAGCGCGCCGCGTGATCGGCGTCGACCACATGGATGCCAAGGTCGATGAAGTGCTGGGCCGCAGCGCTTTTGCCGCTGCCGATGCCGCCGGTCAGACCGAGAATCCAGGGTTTTTCCACAGGGGTATTCATTTCAAACCGACAAACTGCCAATAGAAGTCGGTTATTTGACCACCCCAGAGCAAGGCAATCCAGCCGGCAATTGCCAGATAGGGGCCGAAGGGGATCGGCGTCGAGGTTTTTTGCTCACGCACGCGTAGCAGAGTCACCCCGATGACCGCCCCCACCAACGATGACAGCAGGATCGTCAGCGGCAGAATCTGCCAGCCTCCCCAGGCGCCGAGTAGCGCCAGCAGCTTGAAATCACCGTGACCGATGCCGTCCTTGCCGGTCAGCAACTTGAACAGCCAGAACACCGACCACAGCGCCAGATAACCGGCCACCGCGCCCCACAAGGCATCGTGTAACGGCACGAACAGCCCGAAACTGTTGACGATCAGCCCCAGCCACAACAAAGGCAGCACCAGCACATCGGGCAGCAGTTGATGCTCGGTGTCGATCATGCTCATCGCCAACAAGCCCCAGGTGAGAAAAATCAACAGACAGGCCGGCCAGCCAAATCCGAAATGCCAGGCGATGAATGCCGAGAGCAGTCCGCAGGCCAGTTCGGTCAGTGGATAGCGTTTGCTGATGGGAGTGGTACAGGCCGAGCAGCGTCCACGCAGCCACAGATAACTGAGCAGCGGGATGTTCTCCCAGGCACGGATTCGATGCGCGCAATGCGGGCACTCGGAGTGGGGCAGCATCAGGTTATAGGTGGGCAGCGGCGTTTCGCTGGGCAGGCCGAGCACGTCCTGGGCCTGCTGGCGCCAATCGCGCTCAAGCATTTTCGGCAGGCGCCAGATCAGTACATTGAGAAAACTGCCGACCACCAGGCCGAGCAACAAGGCTGTGCAGACAAAAGCCAGCGGATAGAGGGCAAACAGTTCGTCGATAGGCATGTCAGATCGCTGAGCCGAGTTGGAAAATCGGCAGGTACATGGCGACTACCAGACCACCGACGATCACCCCCAAAACCACCATGATGAACGGCTCCATGAGGCTGGTGAGGTTGTCGACCATGTTATCCACTTCGTCCTCGTAAAACCCTGCAACCTTGTCGAGCATTTCGTCCAGCGCGCCAGACTCTTCGCCGATTGCGGTCATTTGCACGGCCATATTGGGAAACACGCCGGTGGTGCGCATCGAAAAATTCAACTGCATGCCGGTGGACACATCCTGGCGGATGCGCAATATCGCGCGTTTGAAAACCACGTTGCCGGCGGCGCCGGCCACCGAGTCGAGGGCTTCCACCAGCGGCACGCCAGCAGCAAAAGTCGTCGACAGGGTCCGGGCAAATCGGGCCACGGCGGACTTGTACATCAGCGTGCCTACCAACGGCAGTTTCAGCAGCCAGGTGTCTTTGCGGTCGCGCAAGGCCTGAGACTTTTTCAGGGCATGGCGGGTGCCGAAAATCGCCGCCGCCAATACACCGAGAATCGCCCACCACCATTGCTGCATGAATTCCGAAAGGCTGATGACCATCAGTGTGAACGCCGGCAGTTCGGCGCCGAAGCCGGAAAATACCGACTGGAACTGCGGCACCACTTTCACCAGCAAAATCCCGGTCACCACCGCCGCGACCAGCACGACAGCGCTAGGGTAGGTCATGGCTTTCTTGATCTTGGCCTTGAGCGCTTCGCTTTTTTCCTTATAGGTCGCGACCCGCTCCAGCAACGTATCGAGGGCACCGGACTGTTCGCCGGCATCCACCAGGTTGCAATACAACTCGTCGAAGTATTGCGGCTTCTTGCGCAGGGCGTTGGCGAAACTGTTGCCAGCGGCGACTTCCTGTTTCACCTCATCGACCAGTTTGCGCATCGCCGGGTTTTCGAAACCTTCGCCAATGATGTCGAAGGACTGCAACAAGGGTACGCCGGCCTTCATCATGGTCGCCATCTGCCGCGTGAACAGGGCGATGTCCTGAGCCTTGATGCGTTTGCCAAAGCTCAGTATCGAGGCGGATTTCTTGCGCACCTTGCCCGGGTTGATCCCCTGCTTGCGCAGTTGCGCCTTGATCAGCGCCGGGTTCAGCCCGCTCAGCTCACCGGTCAGTTTGCTGCCTTTCTTGTCCGTGCCTTCCCAGGCGTAAATACTGGTTTTCGCTGCCTTGACCGCCATGTTCAGTCCTTGGTGACCCGGTTGATTTCTTCCAGGCTGGTGATGCCTTGCATGGCCTTGTGCAGGCCCGAAGTGCGCAGGTCATCGAAGCCGTCGCGGCGCATCTGGATGTCGATTTCCAGCGAGTTGCCTTCGGCCATGATCAGTCGTTGCAGTTCAGCTGTGTTCTTCACCACTTCATAAATCCCCACGCGCCCCTTGTAGCCGCCATTGCAGTGATCGCAACCGACCGGTTCGTAGATCGTGAAACTGCCGATGCGTTCCTCGGGGAAACCTTCCTTGATCAGGGTTTCGCGGGGAATCTCGATGGCTTTCTTGCAGTGGCTGCACAGCTTGCGCGCCAGCCGCTGGGCGATGATCAGGCTGACCGAGGTGGCGATATTGAAGCCGGGGATGCCCATGTTGTGCAGACGGGTCAGGGTTTCCGCCGCGCTGTTGGTGTGCAGGGTCGAAAGCACGAGGTGACCGGTTTGCGCAGCCTTGATGGCGATCTCGGCGGTTTCGAGGTCACGGATCTCGCCGACCATGATCACGTCCGGGTCTTGCCGTAGAAACGAGCGCAGAGCCTGAGCGAAATCCAGACCCTGCCTGGGATTGACGTTGACCTGGTTGATACCTTCCATGTTGATCTCCACGGGGTCTTCGGCGGTGGAGATGTTGATGTCGACGGTATTGAGAATGTTAAGCCCGGTGTACAGCGACACGGTCTTGCCCGAGCCAGTGGGGCCAGTGACCAGAATCATGCCTTGTGGCTGTTTGAGTGCGGCCATGTACAGGTCTTTCTGCGCCGGCTCGTAGCCGAGCGCGTCGATGCCGATCTGTGCGCTGGACGGGTCGAGAATCCGGATCACCACTTTTTCGCCCCACAGGGTCGGCAGCGTATTGACCCGGAAGTCGATCGACTTGCTCTTCGACAGGCGCATCTTGATCCGCCCGTCCTGGGGTTTGCGCCGTTCCGAGATGTCGAGGCTTGCCATCACCTTCAAGCGCGCAGCGATGCGCCCGGCCAGTTGAATCGGCGGCTTGGCCACTTCGCGCAGAATGCCGTCGGTGCGCACGCGCACCCGATAGTTCTTTTCATAAGGCTCAAAGTGCAGGTCGGAAGAACCGCTCTTGATCGCGTCCAGCAGCATCTTGTGAACGAAGCGCACCACCGGCGCATCGTCGGCGTCGAGTCCGCCGATGGCGTCCTGCTTGTTGTCGTCGATGGATTCGACATCCACGCCATCGAGGTCGACGTCGGCCATGTCTTCGAGGCCGCTGGCGTGGGTGTCGAAGAACTTTTCGATGGCATCGGTGAGTTTGTCGTCCTCGACCAGAATGGCTTCGGTGCTCAGCCCGGTACTGAACTGGATGTCATTGATCGCCTGATGATTGCTCGGGTCGGAAATCCCCACGAACAGTTTGTTGCCGCGTCGCCACAAGGGCAGGGCGTGATGCTGGCGAACCAGTTTTTCACTGACCAGGCCCTTGGGCTGGGTTTCCTTGTCCAGGCAATTAAGATCCATGAAGGCCATGCCGAAGTGCTCCGAAGCGATCTCGGCCACCTGCCAGCTCTTCACCAGTTTGTTCTGCACCAGATAACTTACCAGCGACAGGCGATTGCGCTGGGCCTGTTGCCAGGCCTGCTGGGCGCTTTTTTCCGTAAGCAGTTCGGCCTGCACCAATTGCTTGGCCAGACCGCTCAGAGCGATGTCATTCATGGGGATTCCGCACGCTTGCAGTTCATGACTTATAGCCTAGTCAAGTGACAGCGCCAAACACCCTCGGTGCAGGTGACAAAAAGTGTCAGATAGTGCGGTTGCAGGTTGTAGGAAATGGCGTCGAACGCGCGTTGTGCCCAATGGGCGGGGGTTGAAAGACATTGGCATGGCCTATGCTGCGTCCCATTCAGATCATGAGATTTCGACTCATGCATGGAGCGTGTCTATGAAAAAACAACAAGGTTTTACTCTGATCGAGCTGCTGATCGTGGTGGCGATCATCGGGATTCTGGCGACCATCGCCTTGCCGCAGTATTCCAAATATCAGGCGCGATCCAAGGTAACGGCTGGATTGGCAGAGATCAGCGCGCTGAAAGTGCCCTTTGAAGACACCATTAATCAAGGTACCGATCCAACGCTGACACTGGTTGCCGGTAGCGCTACCGCGACTACTTCCAACTGCACACTGGCGGCTTCGGGCACGGCTTCGACCGGTGCCGGTTCGATTACCTGCACGCTGGTTGCCGCTCCAGGGCCGGTATTGGGTAAAACGATCACGCTCACCCGTACCGGTGCTGCAACAGGCAGTACGTCGGGCGTTTGGAGCTGTGCTACGACCGTTAACGCGGACTACTCGCCAAAGGGCTGTACTGCCAGCGGTACGTAATGTCAGGTCTTGTCTGAGCAATAAATGCCCCGCAATGCGGGGCATTTTTCATTGTCTGACGCTTCACAAAAGCTTCAATAATTTCAGCGCCTTAGGAACTTTCCGAAAAACCGCAACTTGCATGTGAATTTTGCACATGTCATGCAATTTGCATGAATCCGGAAATTTGCATTATTTATAAGGTATTGATTTATAAGGATTTTATGTGTTTTAAAAAGTTGGCACAGCGTTCGCAATATATCCAGTAACCCTGCTGACAAGACATCCAGCAGACTTTCCAGAAAAACAGGAGTTACTCGTATGAAGAAGTTCGCTATCACTGCCGCTGCTGCTACCGCGCTGACCCTGACCATGGCTTCCGGTGCGTTTGCACAATCCACCCAGGCTACCCAGGCTCCAATGACTCTGGCCGCCGGCGAAGTCACCAAGGCTAAAGAAGCTACTTCCGATACCTGGATCACTACCAAAGTCAAAAGCGACCTGGTAACCGAAAAAGGCATCCCAGGCACCGACATTAAAGTAGAAACCAATAAAGGTGTCGTTTCCCTGTCTTCGACTGTTGCTGTGACTGACGCTCAGAAAGCCACCGCTGTAGCGATCACCAAGAAAATCAAAGGCGTCAAAGCGGTCTCCGCTGACGGCCTGAAAGCCGAGTAAGGCATGACTTCTCGCCTGGACCGGGAGAAGGCGCGACAGACGGGCCAAGCAATACGTCTGCCGCAACTTTAGAGTTCATGCGAACGGTCACACGGAAGTGACCATTACAGGCCCCGCCATTCGTGTCGGGGCCTGTTTTATTGTGTGGAAGCAAAAGATCGCAGCCTGCGGCAGCTGCTACATGGGATACGATCCCTGTAGGATCTGCCGCAGGCTGCGATCTTTTGATCTTTCAGTTGCCGCGTTTGCTGGTGATCTTATGCAGGCGGTTACCTTCAAAGCGCAGGTACTGATACATGCCGTTGCTCGGGCCGTAGGTCCATTCCTCGACCTGAAACTCTTCGCGGCGATTGGCGCTGCGCTTGTAACCCAGAGCATCGCGGCTCACCGGTTCACCGCACTTCTGCAGTACCTCGCTGGAGCGGTCGCCGAGGCTGACCAACTGGCTGCCGCAGCGCAGGGTATCGGACGCTGAGGCCTGCCCGGCAACGAGCGTCAATGACATCACCAGCAGCCATTTTCGCTTCATCATTCGGCATCCAGATGCATTTGCGTCACCACTCGTCCATCGCTTTCGGCTTCGCCAAGGTTGGCGTCGATGAAGTACACGCGGTCATCCGCCAACTGACCCTTGTCCACCAGATAATCCTTGATGCTGCTGGCGCGGTCCTGGCCCAACTGCCGCAGCAATACATCGCTGGAACTCCAGAACTGGATAACGCCTTCGCGCATTTTCGCCGTGCGCTCTTCCTTGCCCAGATCCTTCCATTCCGCCGGTGGCTGGGTTTTCAGGCGAGTCCGGTAGATGCCTTCGAGCAGCGGACCTTTTTCGCCGTCCGGCACCTGCAGCAAGGAGGCCTGGGCGGGAACCTTGTCGCCGCGACGCTGGAGCATCTTGTAGTAGTTGTACTGGTATTCACGTTCCAGACGCTGTTCGGCGAGTAATGGGCCGTCGCTGCTTTTCGCGGCAGTGCCTTCGATTTCCAGACGCAGGGCCGGACGCTCCTTGAGTGCCTGTGACAGTTTCACCAGTGCAGCCTCGGCGTCCTTGTTCAATTCGCTGGAACCCGGCGCAAACGACACAGTGCCGAGATCCTCGGAACCGCCACCGCTGACCAGTCCGCCGATCAATTTGAACGGCGCTGCCGCGGCTTTGACGATCAGGTTGCGCAGGGTTTGCCAGACAATCGGCATCACGCTGAATTGCGGGTTGTTCAGGTCGCCGGTTACCGGCAGTTCGATGGAGATCTTGCCATCGACGTCCTTGAGCAAGGCAATCGCCAGTTTCAGCGGCAGGCTCACGGCATCCGGGCTGTCGACCTTTTCACCGAGTTGCAGTTGCTCGACCACAACCTTGTTCTCGGCTTTCAACTGGCCCTTGGTGATCAGGTAATGCAGGTCGAGGTTGAGCCGGCCCTTGCGGATGCGGTAACCGGCGAACTTGCCGGAGTAGGGCGTCAGTGTGGTCAGCTCGACTCGCTTGAAGCTGGTGGCGATGTCGAGGCTGGCCATCGGATCGAATGGATTGACCGCGCCTTTGATGGTTACCGGCGCATAGCGGTCGACCTTGCCTTTGACGTCGACACTCGCGGGTTTCGCCTGACGGCTGTCGATGGTGCCGATCTGCCCGTTCAATTGCTGAACGGCGGTGGCGAAGTTCGGCGTCAGGCTGAAGTCGGCAAAGTTGGCCGAGCCGTCGTTGATGGCGATAGCGCCGATGTGAATGCCCAGCGGTTTGTCTTTGCTGGCCGGTTTGGCAGCGGCGGGTTTTGCTCCGCTGTCAGCTGGTTGCGGGATCAGCAGATCGTCGATATTGTTGGTGCGGTCATCGTTGATCATGAAGCGCACGTACGGCTGGAACAGGTTGACCTTGTCGATCGACAAGCTGTCGCCGTGCTGATAGTTGAGGCCTTCCACAACCACTTGCTGCCACTTGAGGAAGTCACGGGTCTTCAGGGTGTCGAGAGTGTGTAACTGATCGACCTGAGCGCGGCCGGTCACACTGAGCGCAAGCGGATCGGTGCTCTTGAGGTTGACCTTGAGATCGCTGCCGAGCATGCCGCTACGCAGTTCGAGGCGAATGAACGGATTGATGTAGGACTGCGCGACACGCAGATCGATGTCCTGGGTTTTCACGTTGAGTTGGGCGGTGACCGGTGCGAGATTGACTACGCCGTCGGCCATGAGCTTGCCTTGTTTGCCCACACCGGTGTCGAGCTTGAGCTTGAAGGGCGAGCCATTCAGGCTGTCAAAATCCTGCAAATCGAGGTTCAGCGGCGTGATATCGATAGCGACTTCCGGCTTCGCAGAGCGGTCGGCCAGGTGCACTTTGTAGTCACGCAGTTGCACATCCTTGAGCAACACCTGCCAAGGCTTGCTCGGGGCGCTTGGCTCAGGTTTCGGCGAGTCGGCGGCGGCCGGTGTGGTTGCGGGTTCTGCGGCGGCTTTGGCGGCAGGTTTCGACGGCTGGCTGGCGAACAGTTTCTGCCAATCCAGTTGACCATCGGCTTCGAGGGCAGCCCAGGTTTCCAGTTTGTTGCTGCGGATCTTGCCGACCACCACTTGCTGTTTGGCCAGATCGACGCTGGTTTCGCTGACGTCGAGGCGTTCGAGTTTCGCCAGTGGGCGTCCATCCGGCGCCTTGATGGCGAAGGGCGCGATGCTCACTGCGACGTTGTTCAGCAGCAGTTCGGTTTCTTTCGACAGATTGAGTTTGTACTCGGTGCTGAGGCTGATGACTCCGTCTTCGAGTACCAGCGGCACCGAATCGCGCACGTATGGCCAGAATGCTTTCATCTTGCCGTCGGTGACTTTCAGGGTGCCTTCAGAGGTGAACGGGATCAGGCTGAAATTACCGCTCCAGTCGATTCGCCCACCGGCCGGTCCGATGGCGACCAGGGTCATGTCGGCGCTGTCTTCGGGCAAGGTGCTGAGGTTTTTCAGTTCGAAGCTGAGGTCGTCGTAGAGAAACTCGATGGGCTCGCTCGGGCGCACGTCCTGAAAGTGCACGACGCCACTGGCCAGTTTGATGTTATCGATGCGCAGCGGAAATGGTTTGGCGTTGGGATCAGCCGGTGTCGGCTCACTGGCCGGCACATTGAACAGGCCCAGCAGGTTGAGCTTGCCGTCTTTGGCGAAGAGGATTTCGGTTTTCGGCTTGTCCAGCTGGATGTCGGCCAGGTGCAGCGCTTTTGTCCACAGGCTGTCGAGTTGCAGGTTGGCGTACAGGCGTTCGAAACCGATCTGCTCCTTGCCCGGCTCGCCGATGACCAGGCCCCACAAGGTGACTTCAAGGCTGAACGGATTGAGTTCGATGCGCTGCAAATGCGCAGGCACCGTGGCGTAGTTGGCCAGTTGCTGGTTGGCGATGCGCAGGGCGATACCCGGCAAAATCAGAAACCCCAGCAGGCTATAAAGGGCCAGAGCAGTCAACAAGGCGCCAATCGCGCGAATCAATCCTTTGGGCATGTGCGGCTTCATCTGTCTGAATCGGAGTGCCTTGGAGTATGGCACGCGATTCTGGTTCCGAAGTGATCGGCATAGGACAGGATTGTTCAGATTCCTTTCTGAAAGTGCAAAACACTGTGGGAGCTGGCTTGCCAGCGATGAGGGCATTTCATTCGACATGGATGTCGTTTGATCCACCGCAATCGCTGGCAAGCCAGCTCCCACAGGTTGTTCGCCGTGCCACAGGTTGGTCAGAGCTGGAGGATGAGGGTTTTCAGTGGGGGCTGTTGATCCATTGACGGGAAGTCCGCACCCGGGGTCATCACGCTCCACTCGCGCACCGGGCGGCCGGCCTTTTCGGCGCAGCGCAATACCTGTTCGCGCCAGTCGTCCATGCTGACTTTCGCCAGATTGTTGCAGCAGATCAGCACGCCGTTGTCGGCGGTGGTCAGCAGGGCCGGTTTGAGCAGGCTCTGATAATCGCGCAGCAGGTCGACGGTGCCGAATGCACTTTTGGCCCAGGCCGGTGGGTCGAGCAAGACCAGATCGTATTGGCGCTGTTCGAGGCGCTGATAGCTCGGCAGTTTCTGCCCGCGGCGCTGACTGATCGGCAGACCGGCGAGCTGGCGGATCGCCGGGAAGTAATCGGACTGGATGAATTGCATCTCTGGCAATTGCGGGTTGAGCTGACCGTTTTCACGACCGACCGCCAGATTGCCTTCGGCAAAGTCCAGGTTGCACACCTCACGTGCGCCACCGGCTGCCGCACTGAGGCCAACGCCACAGGTGTAGGCGAACAGGTTGAGGACGGATTTGCCTTTGGCGTGATCCTTGACCCAGCCGCGAGTGTTGCGCAGGTCGAGGAACAGCAGTGGATCCTGCCCGGCATGGCGCCCGCGTACGCGGTAGTTCAGCCCCCATTCGTGACCGACCAGATCGGCCAGCGCGGCGTCGTCGGCGCGGTAGACCGTGTCTTCACGGTCAATACGCGAGTTGCCCCGGGAGCGATCGTTGTAGACCAGCAGCGTTTCGAGATTCAGGGCCTGGTTGACGAGGGTATGCAGTTGCAGCAGTTCGTCACGTTCCAGCGTCTGGTGAAAGCTTTGCACCAGCAGTTGTGGGCCATAGCGGTCGATGGTCAGTCCGCCGGCGCCTTCCTGACTGCCGTGGAACAGGCGATAGCAGTCGGTGCCCTGGCGGTGCAGCTCGGCAAGCAAGTCCTGGCGTTGATCGAGGGCGGCGCGCAGCGCCTGATTCAAGGAAGACATGCGGGCGCCTTGCTGGTGAGAATTGGGGCGCGGGAGTTTAGCAGCTTGGCGGGCAATCGAGTGGCTACCATCGCGAGCAGGCTCACTCCTACAGGAGATTCGTATGCAACCTATATCCCTTGTAGGAGTGAGCCTGCTCGCGATGCTTTTAGATGATCAGGCCCATCCTGCGCTTCGCCCGTTGCACCGAACCATTGCGCATCGCCCAACGCAGCATCGGCGCGCTGCGTTTGACGCTGGCGCGAATCAACTGGCGTTGCAGCGAACCCTGCCGCACATCGAGCATGTCGCTGGCCCAATCCGGCAGCAGGTCGATGCCGGCCTTCATCATCAGATCGCCAAACGGCCGCGCCAGAGCGCTCGGTGCCGGCGCATCGAGCAACAGGCGCAGAACTTCCCGACTGCGTTCATCACACAGTAACTGCGGGCGCATGCGTTGCAGATAATCGCTCACGGCCTGCCGCGATTTCGGCACATCCCGGGCGCCCAGGCGCTCGGCGATCACGGCGATTTCGGCGTAATAACGATCCTGATCCGCCCCTGACAATTGCGGGTTGCGATAACGCAAATGTGCGGCAAGGAAGTTGCTGACTTCCGCCACATGCACCCACGTCAGCAGATGCGGATCACTGGCCGCGTAAGGCCGGCCATCCGGCGCAGTGCCGACCACTTGCAGGTGAATGGTGCGAACCTTCTCGATCAGCCAGTCGGCGTCGCGACGGGAGCCGAACGTGGTGCCGGAAACAAACTGACTGGTACGCCGCAAGCGCCCGAGCATGTCCTGACGAAAGTTCGAATGATCCCAAACCCCGGCCAACGCCAGCGGATGCAGGGCTTGCAGCAACAGCGCGCTGATGCCGCCGATCAGCATGCTGCTGAAATCACCGTGCACCTGCCAACTGATCGAGTCAGGGCCGAACAGGCCGGGATCGCCCTTGGGGCTTTCCAGGTCGAGCTGGCCGAGGGACAGGCCGGTCAGGCTCATGAGCTGGTTTTCGATACGGCTGCGGATAAATTCCATGGCACTCATTAATGAGGGGAGGGCGCGGCTGATTGACCGCGCCCGGGATGTTACTG
Protein-coding sequences here:
- a CDS encoding A24 family peptidase gives rise to the protein MPIDELFALYPLAFVCTALLLGLVVGSFLNVLIWRLPKMLERDWRQQAQDVLGLPSETPLPTYNLMLPHSECPHCAHRIRAWENIPLLSYLWLRGRCSACTTPISKRYPLTELACGLLSAFIAWHFGFGWPACLLIFLTWGLLAMSMIDTEHQLLPDVLVLPLLWLGLIVNSFGLFVPLHDALWGAVAGYLALWSVFWLFKLLTGKDGIGHGDFKLLALLGAWGGWQILPLTILLSSLVGAVIGVTLLRVREQKTSTPIPFGPYLAIAGWIALLWGGQITDFYWQFVGLK
- a CDS encoding DUF2845 domain-containing protein, coding for MKRKWLLVMSLTLVAGQASASDTLRCGSQLVSLGDRSSEVLQKCGEPVSRDALGYKRSANRREEFQVEEWTYGPSNGMYQYLRFEGNRLHKITSKRGN
- a CDS encoding oxygenase MpaB family protein, with the translated sequence MEFIRSRIENQLMSLTGLSLGQLDLESPKGDPGLFGPDSISWQVHGDFSSMLIGGISALLLQALHPLALAGVWDHSNFRQDMLGRLRRTSQFVSGTTFGSRRDADWLIEKVRTIHLQVVGTAPDGRPYAASDPHLLTWVHVAEVSNFLAAHLRYRNPQLSGADQDRYYAEIAVIAERLGARDVPKSRQAVSDYLQRMRPQLLCDERSREVLRLLLDAPAPSALARPFGDLMMKAGIDLLPDWASDMLDVRQGSLQRQLIRASVKRSAPMLRWAMRNGSVQRAKRRMGLII
- a CDS encoding pilin; protein product: MKKQQGFTLIELLIVVAIIGILATIALPQYSKYQARSKVTAGLAEISALKVPFEDTINQGTDPTLTLVAGSATATTSNCTLAASGTASTGAGSITCTLVAAPGPVLGKTITLTRTGAATGSTSGVWSCATTVNADYSPKGCTASGT
- a CDS encoding class I SAM-dependent methyltransferase, whose protein sequence is MSSLNQALRAALDQRQDLLAELHRQGTDCYRLFHGSQEGAGGLTIDRYGPQLLVQSFHQTLERDELLQLHTLVNQALNLETLLVYNDRSRGNSRIDREDTVYRADDAALADLVGHEWGLNYRVRGRHAGQDPLLFLDLRNTRGWVKDHAKGKSVLNLFAYTCGVGLSAAAGGAREVCNLDFAEGNLAVGRENGQLNPQLPEMQFIQSDYFPAIRQLAGLPISQRRGQKLPSYQRLEQRQYDLVLLDPPAWAKSAFGTVDLLRDYQSLLKPALLTTADNGVLICCNNLAKVSMDDWREQVLRCAEKAGRPVREWSVMTPGADFPSMDQQPPLKTLILQL
- a CDS encoding BON domain-containing protein gives rise to the protein MKKFAITAAAATALTLTMASGAFAQSTQATQAPMTLAAGEVTKAKEATSDTWITTKVKSDLVTEKGIPGTDIKVETNKGVVSLSSTVAVTDAQKATAVAITKKIKGVKAVSADGLKAE
- the pilB gene encoding type IV-A pilus assembly ATPase PilB, whose translation is MNDIALSGLAKQLVQAELLTEKSAQQAWQQAQRNRLSLVSYLVQNKLVKSWQVAEIASEHFGMAFMDLNCLDKETQPKGLVSEKLVRQHHALPLWRRGNKLFVGISDPSNHQAINDIQFSTGLSTEAILVEDDKLTDAIEKFFDTHASGLEDMADVDLDGVDVESIDDNKQDAIGGLDADDAPVVRFVHKMLLDAIKSGSSDLHFEPYEKNYRVRVRTDGILREVAKPPIQLAGRIAARLKVMASLDISERRKPQDGRIKMRLSKSKSIDFRVNTLPTLWGEKVVIRILDPSSAQIGIDALGYEPAQKDLYMAALKQPQGMILVTGPTGSGKTVSLYTGLNILNTVDINISTAEDPVEINMEGINQVNVNPRQGLDFAQALRSFLRQDPDVIMVGEIRDLETAEIAIKAAQTGHLVLSTLHTNSAAETLTRLHNMGIPGFNIATSVSLIIAQRLARKLCSHCKKAIEIPRETLIKEGFPEERIGSFTIYEPVGCDHCNGGYKGRVGIYEVVKNTAELQRLIMAEGNSLEIDIQMRRDGFDDLRTSGLHKAMQGITSLEEINRVTKD
- a CDS encoding type II secretion system F family protein — its product is MAVKAAKTSIYAWEGTDKKGSKLTGELSGLNPALIKAQLRKQGINPGKVRKKSASILSFGKRIKAQDIALFTRQMATMMKAGVPLLQSFDIIGEGFENPAMRKLVDEVKQEVAAGNSFANALRKKPQYFDELYCNLVDAGEQSGALDTLLERVATYKEKSEALKAKIKKAMTYPSAVVLVAAVVTGILLVKVVPQFQSVFSGFGAELPAFTLMVISLSEFMQQWWWAILGVLAAAIFGTRHALKKSQALRDRKDTWLLKLPLVGTLMYKSAVARFARTLSTTFAAGVPLVEALDSVAGAAGNVVFKRAILRIRQDVSTGMQLNFSMRTTGVFPNMAVQMTAIGEESGALDEMLDKVAGFYEDEVDNMVDNLTSLMEPFIMVVLGVIVGGLVVAMYLPIFQLGSAI
- a CDS encoding DUF748 domain-containing protein, with amino-acid sequence MKPHMPKGLIRAIGALLTALALYSLLGFLILPGIALRIANQQLANYATVPAHLQRIELNPFSLEVTLWGLVIGEPGKEQIGFERLYANLQLDSLWTKALHLADIQLDKPKTEILFAKDGKLNLLGLFNVPASEPTPADPNAKPFPLRIDNIKLASGVVHFQDVRPSEPIEFLYDDLSFELKNLSTLPEDSADMTLVAIGPAGGRIDWSGNFSLIPFTSEGTLKVTDGKMKAFWPYVRDSVPLVLEDGVISLSTEYKLNLSKETELLLNNVAVSIAPFAIKAPDGRPLAKLERLDVSETSVDLAKQQVVVGKIRSNKLETWAALEADGQLDWQKLFASQPSKPAAKAAAEPATTPAAADSPKPEPSAPSKPWQVLLKDVQLRDYKVHLADRSAKPEVAIDITPLNLDLQDFDSLNGSPFKLKLDTGVGKQGKLMADGVVNLAPVTAQLNVKTQDIDLRVAQSYINPFIRLELRSGMLGSDLKVNLKSTDPLALSVTGRAQVDQLHTLDTLKTRDFLKWQQVVVEGLNYQHGDSLSIDKVNLFQPYVRFMINDDRTNNIDDLLIPQPADSGAKPAAAKPASKDKPLGIHIGAIAINDGSANFADFSLTPNFATAVQQLNGQIGTIDSRQAKPASVDVKGKVDRYAPVTIKGAVNPFDPMASLDIATSFKRVELTTLTPYSGKFAGYRIRKGRLNLDLHYLITKGQLKAENKVVVEQLQLGEKVDSPDAVSLPLKLAIALLKDVDGKISIELPVTGDLNNPQFSVMPIVWQTLRNLIVKAAAAPFKLIGGLVSGGGSEDLGTVSFAPGSSELNKDAEAALVKLSQALKERPALRLEIEGTAAKSSDGPLLAEQRLEREYQYNYYKMLQRRGDKVPAQASLLQVPDGEKGPLLEGIYRTRLKTQPPAEWKDLGKEERTAKMREGVIQFWSSSDVLLRQLGQDRASSIKDYLVDKGQLADDRVYFIDANLGEAESDGRVVTQMHLDAE
- the coaE gene encoding dephospho-CoA kinase (Dephospho-CoA kinase (CoaE) performs the final step in coenzyme A biosynthesis.); amino-acid sequence: MNTPVEKPWILGLTGGIGSGKSAAAQHFIDLGIHVVDADHAARWVVEPGRPALAKIAEHFGAGVLQADGTLDRAALRKLIFEVPEERRWLEALLHPLIAKEIADHLAQAQSPYAILVSPLLIESGQYAMTQRILVIDAPQQLQIERTLQRDQTSEQQVQAILAAQSSREDRVSRADDVVVNDRDLAWLNSEVERLHDFYLTLSGGQS